In Gracilibacillus salitolerans, the sequence AATGAAAATATGTCATGTTTTGTCGATATAGAGGAAAAGGAGGAATACATTCATGAAAAGATTTTTTGAAAATCAAAAAATATCGACAAAACTGTATGCCATTGTTACTTTAGCAGTACTAGTAATTGTAGCCAGTAGTGCCTTATTTATTAATACTATTTTATCAGTAAGTGATCAATTAGAACAACAGCTTTACGATGATCTTTATGAACCGACGTTTTATTTACTGAATGCTGACAGGGATTTTTATCAGGCAGATCAAGCTCTTATTACGGCTATTTTGAATGAGGAAAGTCAAGAGGAATACAAAGCAGTGTTTGAAGAGAATGCCCAGCAAGTAGAAGAAAGAATGCAGGTAGCAGAAGAAATTCTTCGGAATGATGAGCAAATTGACCAATCAGTTGTTGATGAGCATTTATCTAAATTTCATAGTGGATTTGACAGATGGCGAGATATGACAGTATCAATTTTTCAGGTAAGTGATACTGCTATGCTCAACAGTCTCTTAGAAAATATGAGGGCAGAATTCGATGACACACGAAATGAAATAGATATGCTGCAACAGGAAGTAGAAAAAACATCAGGTCAAATCTTGGAAGAAATAGAAACAACAACCCATTATATTGTTATTTTTTCTGTTCTCATAATGCTTATATTTATTATTATATTATTTGTGTTAAGCTTTGTTCTTATTCGTCAAGTTACAAAGCCGATTTCCAAGCTTGTTGATGCCAATGAACAAGTGGCAGATGGTATTTTGCATATCGATTCACTTGATGATACCCGTAAAGATGAAATAGGCAGTCTAGCCAGAAGTACGAACCGAATGATCGAAGAATTGAAAAGTATGGTACGGCATATCCAGGAGATATCTGTAGAAGTAAATGGGCAGAGCAGGGAATTATCGCAAGCATCAGATGAAGTGAATCTAGGATCTCAACAAATTGCAAGAACAATGGAGGAAATGTCAAATGGCGCTGAAGAGCAGGCCAGTGCATCTAGTGATATTTCAGCTTCCATAGAATCTCTTCATCGAAAGATTGAGGCATCTTCAGAGGAAGGTAAAACACTGCAGGTATCTTCCAATGAAGTATTGGAATTATCAGTAGAAAGCGGTACACAGTTAAATGACTCTGTAGAACAA encodes:
- a CDS encoding methyl-accepting chemotaxis protein, whose amino-acid sequence is MKRFFENQKISTKLYAIVTLAVLVIVASSALFINTILSVSDQLEQQLYDDLYEPTFYLLNADRDFYQADQALITAILNEESQEEYKAVFEENAQQVEERMQVAEEILRNDEQIDQSVVDEHLSKFHSGFDRWRDMTVSIFQVSDTAMLNSLLENMRAEFDDTRNEIDMLQQEVEKTSGQILEEIETTTHYIVIFSVLIMLIFIIILFVLSFVLIRQVTKPISKLVDANEQVADGILHIDSLDDTRKDEIGSLARSTNRMIEELKSMVRHIQEISVEVNGQSRELSQASDEVNLGSQQIARTMEEMSNGAEEQASASSDISASIESLHRKIEASSEEGKTLQVSSNEVLELSVESGTQLNDSVEQMQEITAMMQTSLTKVQSLEQQSSKISTLIDVIQDIAEQTNLLALNAAIEAARAGDSGKGFAVVADEVRKLAEQVSSSVTEITDIIGGLQSETNDVAGVLEGGYSIVEKGNHRIQESHQSFQTIQSQMKDMIGRINIISTNLNDIQSSSEKVSDASTDIASTSEEVAAGIEESSATAEEQSASMQEIANNSNHLEKLSQDLNQLISKFKV